In Neisseria dentiae, one DNA window encodes the following:
- a CDS encoding RnfH family protein: protein MVEIEIAYGTAEKQLLQTLRVPAGTTAREAVLQSRIAQEFPEADVQNAPLGIFGKAVKDHTVLRDKDRVEVYRPLLIDPKEARRKRVEAEKEN from the coding sequence ATGGTTGAAATCGAAATCGCTTACGGCACGGCGGAAAAGCAACTGCTCCAAACCCTGCGCGTGCCGGCGGGCACAACCGCCCGCGAAGCCGTGCTGCAAAGCCGCATCGCACAAGAATTTCCCGAAGCCGACGTGCAAAACGCACCGTTGGGCATTTTCGGCAAAGCGGTGAAAGACCACACCGTGCTGCGCGATAAAGACCGCGTAGAAGTTTACCGCCCCCTGCTTATCGATCCCAAAGAAGCCCGCCGCAAACGGGTGGAAGCAGAAAAAGAAAACTGA
- a CDS encoding type II toxin-antitoxin system RatA family toxin: MKTVEKNMLVLHSAEQMFELVDRAEDYPQFLPWYSKTEIIERSGNELKARLFMDYMGVQQSFATHNHNVPGREIHINLLEGPFKALHGTWKFIPLGDDCCKIEFKLQYDFSSALLSTLISPVFSHLSGTLVDAFVKEANRRYG; this comes from the coding sequence ATGAAAACCGTAGAAAAAAATATGCTGGTGCTGCACAGCGCCGAACAAATGTTCGAGCTGGTCGACAGGGCGGAAGATTATCCGCAGTTTCTGCCGTGGTACAGCAAAACCGAAATCATCGAGCGCAGCGGCAACGAGCTGAAAGCGCGGCTGTTTATGGATTATATGGGCGTGCAGCAATCGTTTGCCACCCACAACCACAATGTGCCCGGCCGCGAAATCCACATTAATCTGCTCGAAGGGCCGTTTAAAGCCCTGCACGGCACATGGAAATTCATTCCGCTGGGCGACGACTGCTGCAAAATCGAATTCAAGCTGCAATACGATTTTTCGAGCGCGTTGCTTTCCACCCTGATTTCACCCGTGTTCAGCCACCTTTCGGGCACGTTGGTGGACGCGTTTGTGAAAGAGGCCAACCGCCGCTATGGTTGA
- a CDS encoding sulfite exporter TauE/SafE family protein — MNGDITLLTLFLLGFFGGGHCVGMCGGLSSAFALQLPPHINRFWLIVLLNAGRISSYVLIGVLVGLLGQIGISLDQTRWLQNGLFVAANVLLLLLGLYLAGLSSWAVRVESLGKPVWKRLNPLLNRLLPIRSVPACFGAGMLWGWLPCGLVYSASLYALGSGSAGRGGLYMLAFALGTLPNLLAMGWFAAQLKNVLQQKPLRLAAGLLVAAWAVWQLAVFFRAV, encoded by the coding sequence ATGAACGGCGACATCACCCTGTTAACCTTATTTCTGCTCGGCTTTTTCGGCGGCGGCCACTGCGTGGGCATGTGCGGCGGATTAAGCAGCGCGTTTGCCCTGCAACTGCCGCCGCATATCAACCGTTTTTGGCTGATTGTGCTCTTGAATGCCGGCCGTATTTCCAGCTATGTGCTGATCGGCGTGCTGGTGGGCCTGCTCGGCCAAATCGGGATTTCGCTCGACCAAACCCGCTGGCTGCAAAACGGCCTGTTTGTGGCGGCCAATGTTTTGCTGCTGCTGCTGGGGCTTTATCTGGCGGGTTTGTCTTCGTGGGCGGTGAGGGTCGAATCGCTGGGCAAACCGGTGTGGAAGCGGCTCAACCCGCTGCTGAACAGGCTTCTGCCGATACGCAGCGTGCCGGCCTGTTTCGGCGCGGGTATGCTGTGGGGCTGGCTGCCGTGCGGTTTGGTATACAGCGCGTCGCTCTATGCTCTGGGCAGCGGCAGTGCGGGGCGGGGCGGTTTGTATATGCTGGCTTTTGCGCTGGGCACGCTGCCCAACCTGCTGGCGATGGGCTGGTTTGCCGCGCAGTTAAAAAACGTGTTGCAGCAAAAGCCGCTGCGTTTGGCGGCAGGCTTGCTGGTGGCCGCTTGGGCGGTGTGGCAGTTGGCGGTGTTTTTCCGGGCCGTCTGA
- the pth gene encoding aminoacyl-tRNA hydrolase: MPQIKLIAGLGNPGAEYAQTRHNAGFWFIDELAWAWKAALKEEKKFFGETARVARPEGDVWLLKPNTFMNRSGQAVAALASFYKIKPEEILVVHDELDIPCGRIRFKLGGGNGGHNGLKDIQARLGTPNFYRLRLGIDHPGDRNLVVGYVLNKPSAEDRQSIEEAIAKSLQGLPLVLSGEWEEAVRFLHSK; encoded by the coding sequence ATGCCGCAAATCAAATTAATCGCAGGGCTGGGCAACCCCGGTGCCGAATATGCCCAAACCCGCCATAACGCGGGCTTTTGGTTTATCGACGAGTTGGCTTGGGCTTGGAAGGCCGCGCTGAAAGAAGAAAAAAAATTCTTCGGCGAAACCGCCAGAGTGGCACGCCCCGAAGGCGACGTATGGCTCTTGAAACCCAACACTTTTATGAACCGCTCGGGCCAAGCCGTGGCCGCATTGGCCTCTTTTTACAAAATCAAGCCCGAAGAAATCTTGGTGGTACACGACGAGCTTGACATCCCTTGCGGGCGCATCCGCTTCAAACTCGGCGGCGGCAACGGCGGCCACAACGGTTTGAAAGACATCCAAGCCAGGCTTGGCACCCCGAATTTCTACCGCCTGCGTTTGGGCATCGACCACCCCGGCGACCGCAATTTGGTGGTGGGCTATGTGCTCAACAAACCCAGTGCGGAAGACAGGCAGTCAATCGAAGAAGCCATCGCCAAATCCCTGCAAGGGCTGCCGTTGGTTTTGTCGGGCGAGTGGGAAGAAGCGG